One Scophthalmus maximus strain ysfricsl-2021 chromosome 1, ASM2237912v1, whole genome shotgun sequence genomic region harbors:
- the zdhhc18a gene encoding palmitoyltransferase ZDHHC18a isoform X2, translating to MMKNCEYQQIDPRALSVSPASAPQSPAETTAQRSRRKWEVFPGRNRFFCDGRIILASQSGVLPLTLGLIVVTCGLFFAFDCPFLVEHLTAFIPVIAAVLFVFVVISLLRTSFTDPGILPRATPDEAADIEKQIDTSGSSTYRPPPRTKEILINQQVVKLKYCFTCKMFRPPRTSHCSLCDNCVERFDHHCPWVGNCVGKRNYRFFYSFIISLSFLTSFIFGCVITHITLRSQAGKSLVQAVQESPASVVELVICFFSIWSILGLSGFHTYLVASNLTTNEDIKGSWSSKRGAEESGNPHSYNSIITNCCATLCGPMPPSLIDRRGVLPPDEAISAASASEIELPLFTAKNDAHMEENCQDISLSCTA from the exons ATGATGAAGAACTGCGAGTACCAGCAGATCGACCCGCGCGCGCTGTCCGTGTCGCCCGCGTCGGCGCCGCAGAGCCCCGCGGAGACGACGGCGCAGCGGTCGCGGAGGAAGTGGGAAGTGTTCCCCGGGAGGAACCGGTTCTTCTGCGACGGACGGATCATCCTGGCCAGCCAGAGCGGCGTCCTTCCCCTGACACTGGGCCTTATTGTTGTCACCTGTGGCCTTTTCTTTGCATTCGA ttgccCGTTCCTGGTGGAGCATCTGACCGCCTTCATACCTGTGATCGCCGCGgtgctctttgtgtttgtggtcaTCTCCCTGCTGAGGACCAGCTTCACAGACCCAGGCATCCTGCCCAGGGCCACGCCGGACGAGGCCGCGGACATAGAGAAGCAGATAG ATACCTCAGGATCCTCCACGTATCGTCCCCCTCCGCGCACCAAGGAGATCCTCATCAACCAGCAGGTGGTGAAGCTCAAATACTGCTTCACTTGTAAAATGTTCCGGCCTCCTCGGACGTCCCACTGCAGCCTGTGTGACAACTGTGTGG AGCGATTTGACCACCACTGCCCCTGGGTGGGGAACTGCGTGGGCAAACGCAACTACCGCTTCTTCTACAGCTTCATCATCTCTCTGTCGTTTCTGACGTCTTTCATATTTGGCTgtgtcatcacacacatcacCCTGC gttctcaaGCAGGTAAAAGCCTTGTTCAAGCCGTTCAGGAGAGCCCTGCCAG TGTGGTGGAGTTGGTGATTTGTTTCTTCTCCATCTGGTCAATACTGGGCCTCTCGGGCTTCCATACCTACTTGGTGGCCTCCAACCTCACGACAAATGAAGAT ATTAAAGGCTCCTGGTCGAGTAAAAGAGGTGCAGAGGAGTCTGGGAATCCACACAGTTACAACAGCATCATAACCAACTGCTGCGCGACGTTATGTGGCCCCATGCCCCCGAG TCTGATTGACAGGAGAGGCGTCCTGCCTCCGGACGAGGCGatctctgctgcctctgcctcaGAGATAGAGCTGCCGCTCTTCACGGCCAAGAATGACGCGCACATG GAGGAGAACTGTCAGGACATTTCTTTGTCCTGCACAGCCTGA
- the zdhhc18a gene encoding palmitoyltransferase ZDHHC18a isoform X1 has translation MMKNCEYQQIDPRALSVSPASAPQSPAETTAQRSRRKWEVFPGRNRFFCDGRIILASQSGVLPLTLGLIVVTCGLFFAFDCPFLVEHLTAFIPVIAAVLFVFVVISLLRTSFTDPGILPRATPDEAADIEKQIDTSGSSTYRPPPRTKEILINQQVVKLKYCFTCKMFRPPRTSHCSLCDNCVERFDHHCPWVGNCVGKRNYRFFYSFIISLSFLTSFIFGCVITHITLRSQAGKSLVQAVQESPASVVELVICFFSIWSILGLSGFHTYLVASNLTTNEDIKGSWSSKRGAEESGNPHSYNSIITNCCATLCGPMPPSLIDRRGVLPPDEAISAASASEIELPLFTAKNDAHMCTQSTKDVLERMVHSSDFHGLCPPGTPKTTPLGLDDSGTPAPSAEPSPSAGCSQQRGRQSVAAPCLALSRSSKRDSMHSINPAFRLASPSPSLSRTSFILGEAPDISFIPLP, from the exons ATGATGAAGAACTGCGAGTACCAGCAGATCGACCCGCGCGCGCTGTCCGTGTCGCCCGCGTCGGCGCCGCAGAGCCCCGCGGAGACGACGGCGCAGCGGTCGCGGAGGAAGTGGGAAGTGTTCCCCGGGAGGAACCGGTTCTTCTGCGACGGACGGATCATCCTGGCCAGCCAGAGCGGCGTCCTTCCCCTGACACTGGGCCTTATTGTTGTCACCTGTGGCCTTTTCTTTGCATTCGA ttgccCGTTCCTGGTGGAGCATCTGACCGCCTTCATACCTGTGATCGCCGCGgtgctctttgtgtttgtggtcaTCTCCCTGCTGAGGACCAGCTTCACAGACCCAGGCATCCTGCCCAGGGCCACGCCGGACGAGGCCGCGGACATAGAGAAGCAGATAG ATACCTCAGGATCCTCCACGTATCGTCCCCCTCCGCGCACCAAGGAGATCCTCATCAACCAGCAGGTGGTGAAGCTCAAATACTGCTTCACTTGTAAAATGTTCCGGCCTCCTCGGACGTCCCACTGCAGCCTGTGTGACAACTGTGTGG AGCGATTTGACCACCACTGCCCCTGGGTGGGGAACTGCGTGGGCAAACGCAACTACCGCTTCTTCTACAGCTTCATCATCTCTCTGTCGTTTCTGACGTCTTTCATATTTGGCTgtgtcatcacacacatcacCCTGC gttctcaaGCAGGTAAAAGCCTTGTTCAAGCCGTTCAGGAGAGCCCTGCCAG TGTGGTGGAGTTGGTGATTTGTTTCTTCTCCATCTGGTCAATACTGGGCCTCTCGGGCTTCCATACCTACTTGGTGGCCTCCAACCTCACGACAAATGAAGAT ATTAAAGGCTCCTGGTCGAGTAAAAGAGGTGCAGAGGAGTCTGGGAATCCACACAGTTACAACAGCATCATAACCAACTGCTGCGCGACGTTATGTGGCCCCATGCCCCCGAG TCTGATTGACAGGAGAGGCGTCCTGCCTCCGGACGAGGCGatctctgctgcctctgcctcaGAGATAGAGCTGCCGCTCTTCACGGCCAAGAATGACGCGCACATG TGCACTCAGAGCACAAAGGACGTGCTGGAGAGGATGGTCCACTCCTCTGACTTCCATGGCCTGTGCCCCCCCGGCACCCCAAAGACCACACCTCTCGGCCTGGATGACTCCGGCACGCCGGCACCTTCCGCGGAGCCTTCACCGTCTGCCGGCTGCTCACAGCAGCGTGGCCGCCAGTCCGTGGCCGCTCCTTGCCTGGCGTTAAGCAGGAGCAGCAAGAGGGACTCAATGCACTCCATCAACCCAGCGTTCCGCCTGGCGTCTCCCTCGCCCTCGCTGAGCCGCACCAGCTTCATTCTGGGCGAAGCGCCTGACATCAGCTTCATCCCGCTACCCTGA
- the tent5ba gene encoding terminal nucleotidyltransferase 5ba, with amino-acid sequence MSCGDALDLSPRFSVLSWDQVRRLDAILGEAVPIHGRGNFPTLPVQPRQIVQVVRMRLEERGVRVRDVRLNGSAASHVLHQDTGLGYKDLDLIFGVSLKDDQAFRLVKDVVLDCLLDFLPAGVSKERISALTLKEAYVQKLVKVCNDTDRWSLISLSNNTGKNVELKFVDSLRRQFEFSVDSFQICLDSLLLFDRCSETPMSESFHPTVIGESVYGDFEEAMDHLCQRTIATRSPEEIRGGGLLKYCHLLVRGFRASSEADMKQMQRYMCSRFFIDFPDIGEQQRKLEAYLQNHFAGMEHKRYECLMTLHQVVNESTVCLMGHERRQTLSLISMLALRVLAEQNAIPTVTNVTCYYQPAPYVQDINFSNYYIAHVQPPQVSPCSNSYQTWLPCS; translated from the exons ATGTCTTGCGGTGATGCGTTGGATCTGAGTCCGCGGTTCAGCGTGTTGTCCTGGGATCAGGTGCGGCGCTTGGACGCGATCCTCGGGGAGGCGGTGCCCATCCACGGCCGAGGGAACTTCCCCACGCTGCCCGTGCAGCCGCGACAGATTGTCCAG GTTGTGCGGAtgaggctggaggagaggggtgTGCGTGTAAGAGACGTGAGGCTCAATGGATCTGCTGCCAGCCACGTGCTCCACCAGGACACCGGACTGGGCTACAAAGACCTCGACCTGATCTTTGGCGTGTCCCTGAAGGACGACCAGGCCTTCCGTCTGGTGAAGGACGTCGTGCTGGACTGTCTGTTGGACTTCTTGCCAGCTGGGGTCTCTAAGGAGCGCATCTCAGCCCTGACCCTCAAAGAGGCCTACGTACAGAAACTGGTGAAAGTCTGTAATGACACGGACCGCTGGAGTCTCATCTCGCTGTCCAACAACACGGGCAAGAACGTTGAGCTTAAATTTGTGGACTCCTTGCGGCGGCAGTTTGAATTCAGTGTGGACTCCTTCCAGATTTGCCTTGATTCTCTGCTCTTATTTGACCGCTGCTCAGAGACGCCCATGTCTGAGAGCTTCCACCCCACTGTGATCGGGGAGAGTGTGTATGGGGACTTCGAGGAGGCCATGGATCACCTGTGTCAGAGGACCATAGCTACACGCAGCCCTGAGGAAATCAGAGGGGGCGGTTTACTGAAgtactgccacctgctggtgcGAGGGTTCAGAGCCTCCTCAGAGGCGGACATGAAGCAGATGCAGCGCTACATGTGCTCACGCTTCTTCATTGACTTCCCCGACATAGgcgagcagcagaggaagctggaggcctACCTGCAGAACCACTTCGCCGGCATGGAGCACAAGCGGTACGAGTGCCTGATGACGCTGCACCAAGTGGTGAACGAGAGCACCGTGTGTCTGATGGGCCACGAGCGGCGCCAGACGCTCAGCCTGATCTCCATGCTGGCGCTGAGGGTGCTGGCCGAGCAGAACGCCATCCCCACTGTGACGAACGTCACGTGCTACTACCAGCCCGCCCCGTACGTACAGGACATCAATTTCAGTAATTACTACATTGCACACGTGCAGCCGCCGCAGGTCTCACCGTGCAGTAACTCATATCAGACGTGGCTGCCCTGTAGCTGA